In a single window of the Nodularia spumigena CCY9414 genome:
- the galE gene encoding UDP-glucose 4-epimerase GalE produces MNKKVLVTGGAGYIGSHVVRKLGEAGYDIVVYDNCSTGSPQAVLYGELIVGDLKDSTTLSQVFSQHEFTAVLHFAASLNVPESVSRPLDYYANNTCNTLNLLRCCHKMGVKQIIFSSTAAVYGQPEKIPVTEYTPTQPINPYGRSKLACEWLIRDYAQASDLRYVILRYFNVAGAEPGGRLGQMLRDASHLIRVSCDAALQRRTEVKIFGTDFPTPDGTAIRDYIHVEDLAAAHLDALTYLEQGNESQVLNCGYGQGYSVREVIERVKVISGVDFPVIDTERRPGDPACVIAGADKIGKLLGWQPKYNDLDKIVSSTLAWEMYQKSLMLN; encoded by the coding sequence ATGAATAAAAAAGTCTTAGTCACTGGCGGAGCCGGATACATTGGCTCCCATGTAGTTCGTAAGCTGGGTGAAGCAGGTTACGATATTGTTGTATATGACAATTGTTCTACAGGTTCACCCCAAGCAGTACTATATGGTGAGTTAATTGTTGGTGATTTAAAAGATTCAACAACCCTATCCCAGGTATTTTCTCAGCATGAATTTACGGCAGTTTTACACTTTGCTGCCAGTTTGAATGTACCTGAATCTGTTTCTCGTCCCCTAGACTATTACGCTAATAATACTTGCAACACCCTGAATTTACTTCGTTGTTGCCACAAAATGGGTGTGAAACAAATTATCTTTTCCAGTACAGCAGCTGTGTATGGACAACCAGAAAAGATTCCTGTGACTGAATATACACCAACTCAACCTATTAACCCCTATGGGCGATCAAAACTTGCTTGTGAATGGCTGATTCGTGACTATGCCCAGGCTTCTGATTTACGTTACGTGATTTTACGATACTTTAACGTTGCCGGAGCCGAACCTGGTGGGCGTTTGGGACAGATGTTAAGAGATGCATCTCATTTAATTCGGGTTAGCTGTGATGCTGCACTCCAACGCCGAACAGAAGTAAAAATTTTTGGTACAGATTTTCCTACACCAGATGGAACGGCAATTAGAGACTACATTCATGTTGAAGACCTAGCAGCAGCACATTTAGATGCTTTGACCTATCTAGAGCAAGGTAACGAAAGTCAGGTTCTCAATTGTGGTTATGGACAGGGCTACAGTGTGCGTGAAGTTATCGAACGGGTTAAGGTGATTTCTGGGGTAGATTTTCCGGTTATTGACACAGAACGTCGCCCTGGTGATCCTGCTTGTGTGATTGCTGGTGCTGATAAAATTGGTAAATTACTGGGTTGGCAACCAAAATATAATGACTTAGATAAAATTGTCTCCAGTACCCTAGCTTGGGAAATGTATCAGAAAAGTTTGATGTTAAATTAA
- a CDS encoding sugar transferase, which produces MATNISVRRKKLSETHNLVSQNIISLVLLFADILGLILSSSACLWLRRGENLNSFDPFMYLFALLVIAGLYLADTYHPDTQISGLRAPSRILISNVVVGCMIASLIYLTGASRTEMVLQRGTLLPSLGVFTIWAMVSRIWAAKWTRAQAENSRWLILGADKKAMIFGQNFLEQNSLGCLLFLTTPGQKINELLKSNRVSTGSLNDLLQWSQQPWSGVIVATELSDAQTQELIDLRLSGVSIYRIPDICETLWYKLPSSLLQMNWLAFGNGFNLGADSISQKTKRLTDIILAWLLLLFLSPLMLVVAIAIKLNSRGPVFYTQMRTGWEGKPFRVYKFRSMYQDAEKRGAQWAGKQDPRITKVGRLLRLTRIDELPQILNVLRGEMSLIGPRPERPEFDVKLREEIPYYDLRYVVKPGITGWAQVMYPYGSSVEDAYEKLAYDLYYIKNYSLALDLAIFFKTIRVVLLGKGR; this is translated from the coding sequence ATGGCTACGAATATTAGTGTTCGCAGAAAGAAGTTATCTGAAACTCATAACCTCGTCTCCCAAAATATTATTTCTCTGGTACTGCTATTTGCGGATATTCTGGGGTTAATCTTGAGTTCATCTGCTTGCCTATGGTTGAGACGGGGTGAAAATCTGAATAGTTTTGATCCTTTCATGTATCTATTTGCTCTCCTAGTTATTGCTGGGCTGTATTTAGCAGATACTTACCATCCCGATACCCAAATCTCTGGTTTACGCGCTCCATCTCGGATTTTGATTAGTAATGTTGTTGTCGGTTGCATGATTGCATCTTTGATTTACTTGACTGGTGCTTCGAGAACAGAGATGGTTTTGCAACGAGGAACTTTGCTTCCCAGTTTAGGAGTATTTACTATCTGGGCTATGGTATCAAGAATATGGGCGGCAAAGTGGACAAGAGCGCAAGCTGAAAACAGTCGTTGGTTAATTTTGGGTGCAGATAAAAAAGCTATGATCTTTGGACAAAATTTTCTAGAACAAAATTCATTAGGTTGCTTGCTTTTTCTCACAACCCCAGGGCAAAAAATCAATGAATTACTAAAAAGTAATCGAGTTTCCACAGGGAGTCTCAATGACTTACTCCAATGGAGTCAACAACCTTGGTCTGGGGTGATAGTAGCAACAGAATTATCTGATGCACAGACACAGGAATTGATTGATTTAAGGTTATCTGGTGTCTCCATTTACAGGATTCCCGATATTTGTGAAACCCTGTGGTACAAACTTCCTTCATCTTTGCTTCAGATGAATTGGCTGGCTTTTGGTAATGGTTTCAATTTAGGGGCTGATAGTATTAGTCAGAAGACCAAGCGGTTAACAGATATTATTCTGGCATGGTTATTACTGCTGTTTTTATCTCCATTAATGTTGGTAGTGGCAATAGCTATTAAGTTAAATAGTCGCGGCCCTGTGTTCTACACACAAATGCGGACTGGTTGGGAAGGTAAACCATTTAGAGTTTACAAATTCCGCTCTATGTATCAAGATGCCGAAAAACGGGGGGCGCAGTGGGCTGGTAAACAAGATCCTCGAATTACTAAAGTAGGACGCTTGTTACGTCTGACAAGAATCGATGAACTACCACAGATTTTAAACGTTCTTCGGGGAGAAATGAGCCTGATTGGTCCTCGTCCAGAACGACCAGAGTTTGATGTCAAGTTGCGAGAAGAAATTCCTTACTATGACTTACGTTATGTGGTCAAACCGGGAATTACAGGCTGGGCGCAGGTTATGTATCCATACGGCTCATCAGTAGAAGATGCTTATGAGAAGTTAGCTTATGATCTTTATTACATTAAGAATTATTCGCTAGCTTTGGATTTAGCAATCTTCTTCAAAACTATTCGAGTCGTGCTATTGGGTAAAGGTAGATGA
- a CDS encoding GumC family protein yields MPSYQEDQDEIDLRQYWLAVKRRWFLIVIIIGSVFGITSFVTFNQKPIYEAEGKLIFDKQNSVSSLTGVSEGVGELSGLTSSSNPLETQAEIIRSHPLIEKTIVDLQLKDQEGEPLKIDHVLGSLKVQAIRGTDLLQLSYRSVDPEVGKAVVNKLMNVYIDDNVMTNRSQATAAREFLNKQLPLVEKQVAESELALRQFKEKYEVVLLEEEAKQGVERLYQISNQITLLRARLIDASSRSDALQNQLALNTQKATALSTLSQSRAVQQVLSEYQKVQDQLAVERSRLTDEHPVVVNLLNKEQALKEQLEGRITQTLGSSQPIPEQDLQIGELKQALTANLVQVEVERLGLENQVGVLTNAFKQDRARLKILPKLEQQQLQLQRQLQVARTTYEQMLRRLQEVQVAENQNVGNARIVSQALLPEKSVSPRINLNLALGGFLGILLAVGSALLLDALDKSVQTAAEAEQLLDYPLLGKIPKMIRDDNTSELPLLNNPYSSVNTAFEMLQINLGFTISDKELKVIVVSSCLPGEGKSFVAANLSVATAQMGRRVLLIDADMRRPRQREVWQVRNLMGLSNVLAGQTNLTQSSQEALVNLDLLTAGTIPPNPAALLDSQRMHELVQQASQDYDCVIIDTPPLTFIADASIIGKMADGILLVARPGIVNSDAIRTTKALLKNSRLSVLGMVVNAISGDSGYYYNNYNYYHSKNGAEKKHTIESQFKEIAGKWLKK; encoded by the coding sequence ATGCCTTCCTATCAAGAAGACCAAGACGAGATTGATTTGCGACAGTATTGGCTGGCCGTGAAAAGACGATGGTTCCTTATAGTAATCATTATCGGGTCTGTTTTTGGCATCACGTCCTTCGTCACTTTTAATCAAAAGCCAATTTATGAAGCCGAAGGCAAACTAATTTTTGATAAACAAAATAGTGTTTCTTCCCTAACAGGAGTCAGTGAGGGGGTAGGAGAACTAAGTGGGTTGACAAGTAGCTCTAACCCTTTGGAAACCCAAGCTGAAATTATTCGGTCTCACCCCCTGATTGAAAAAACTATCGTTGATTTGCAGCTAAAAGATCAAGAGGGAGAACCTTTAAAAATAGATCATGTTCTGGGGAGCTTAAAAGTCCAAGCTATCCGAGGTACCGATCTTTTGCAGCTTTCTTACCGTAGTGTTGATCCTGAAGTAGGCAAGGCAGTGGTCAATAAATTGATGAATGTCTATATCGATGATAATGTGATGACCAACCGTTCCCAGGCTACAGCAGCACGGGAATTTTTAAACAAGCAATTACCCCTGGTTGAGAAACAAGTTGCAGAATCTGAATTAGCACTGCGTCAGTTTAAAGAAAAATACGAGGTTGTCCTCTTAGAAGAAGAAGCTAAACAAGGAGTTGAAAGGCTTTATCAAATATCCAACCAGATCACTCTATTACGGGCGCGGTTGATAGATGCTAGCAGCCGTTCTGATGCTTTGCAAAATCAGTTGGCATTGAACACACAGAAAGCTACTGCACTTAGCACTTTAAGTCAGTCAAGAGCAGTACAACAAGTGCTATCAGAATACCAGAAGGTTCAAGACCAGTTGGCTGTGGAGAGGTCACGATTGACAGATGAACATCCAGTAGTTGTTAATTTGTTAAACAAGGAACAAGCTCTCAAAGAACAGTTAGAAGGAAGAATCACCCAAACTCTGGGTAGTTCACAGCCTATTCCAGAGCAAGATTTACAAATAGGAGAACTTAAGCAAGCCCTAACTGCTAATTTGGTGCAAGTGGAAGTAGAAAGGTTGGGATTGGAAAATCAAGTTGGTGTATTGACAAACGCATTTAAACAAGATCGAGCACGTCTGAAAATCTTACCCAAACTGGAACAACAACAGCTACAGTTACAACGACAGCTACAAGTGGCACGAACTACCTATGAACAAATGCTGCGAAGACTCCAAGAAGTTCAAGTGGCGGAAAATCAAAATGTAGGTAATGCCAGGATTGTTTCTCAGGCTTTGTTGCCAGAAAAATCCGTTTCTCCCCGCATTAATTTGAATTTAGCACTAGGAGGATTTTTAGGCATATTATTGGCTGTTGGCTCTGCTTTATTGCTAGACGCTCTAGACAAGTCTGTGCAAACAGCCGCAGAAGCCGAACAGTTGTTGGACTATCCTTTGTTGGGTAAAATTCCTAAGATGATTCGTGATGATAACACCAGCGAATTACCTTTATTAAATAACCCTTATTCATCGGTTAATACTGCCTTTGAAATGCTGCAAATCAACCTTGGTTTTACCATTTCTGATAAGGAATTAAAGGTGATTGTGGTGAGCAGTTGTTTACCAGGTGAAGGTAAGTCTTTTGTGGCAGCTAATTTGTCCGTGGCTACTGCCCAGATGGGACGGCGAGTGCTATTGATTGATGCCGATATGCGTCGCCCCCGTCAACGAGAAGTGTGGCAAGTACGCAATTTGATGGGTTTAAGTAATGTTCTAGCGGGGCAGACTAATTTAACACAAAGTTCTCAAGAAGCATTGGTAAATTTAGACTTGCTGACTGCTGGAACCATACCGCCTAACCCAGCAGCGCTATTAGACTCACAGCGTATGCATGAGTTAGTGCAACAAGCCTCCCAAGATTATGATTGCGTAATTATTGACACGCCGCCTTTAACATTTATTGCTGATGCCTCGATTATAGGCAAAATGGCAGATGGCATCTTGTTAGTTGCCCGTCCTGGTATAGTTAATTCGGATGCGATTAGGACTACAAAGGCACTGTTAAAAAATTCGCGGTTGTCCGTGTTGGGTATGGTGGTGAATGCTATATCTGGCGATAGTGGTTACTACTACAATAATTATAATTACTATCATTCCAAAAATGGGGCAGAGAAAAAGCATACTATTGAGTCTCAATTCAAAGAAATAGCGGGGAAATGGTTAAAAAAATAG
- a CDS encoding flippase, with the protein MLNKYKTNLFLFIHKFGSGRLAIIQNIAWLFFDRILRMGVGLFVGVWVARYLGVQQFGIFNYASAFVALLNPLTKLGLDGLVISSIVREPELKDQILGTTFWLKLAGAIGCILLAVSSIFVLRQDDQLTVGLVAILATAGIFHAFDTIDFWFQSQVQSKYTVVAKNTAFIIIAFIKVALIKMQAPLIAFAWAGLAEVGLASIGLIIAYRVQGYSILWRWSLPVAKTLLRESWPLMLSGLTIMIYMKIDQIMLGEMVDASAVGLYSAATRISEVWYFIPMAITSSVAPAIYAAKEVSEELYYQKIKKLIRVLVLISIVVAVPMSFLSERIITMLFGNSYAAAGSILAIHIWASLFVSMGVATGVWFISEGLTHEAFQRNLIGAATNILLNLFLIPAYAGVGAAIATVISYGIASFFSHSINLKTRKIFKLQVQSFLFFSK; encoded by the coding sequence ATGCTCAACAAATATAAAACAAATTTGTTCTTATTTATCCATAAATTTGGCTCTGGACGGTTAGCAATTATTCAAAATATAGCTTGGCTATTTTTTGATCGCATTCTTCGTATGGGAGTTGGATTATTTGTGGGTGTTTGGGTAGCGCGTTATTTAGGAGTGCAGCAGTTTGGTATTTTTAATTATGCCAGTGCTTTTGTCGCCCTATTGAATCCTTTAACAAAACTAGGGTTAGATGGCTTAGTCATTAGTTCTATTGTTCGTGAGCCAGAACTCAAAGACCAAATTTTAGGGACAACTTTTTGGCTGAAATTAGCTGGTGCAATAGGATGTATACTGTTAGCAGTTAGCTCGATTTTTGTATTGCGTCAGGATGACCAGTTAACTGTGGGGCTAGTAGCAATTTTGGCAACGGCGGGAATTTTTCACGCTTTTGATACAATTGACTTTTGGTTTCAATCTCAAGTACAGTCTAAATACACTGTAGTTGCTAAAAATACAGCATTTATTATCATTGCATTCATCAAAGTTGCTTTGATTAAAATGCAAGCACCATTAATTGCTTTTGCCTGGGCTGGATTAGCAGAAGTTGGGTTGGCTTCAATAGGTTTGATTATTGCTTACAGGGTTCAGGGTTATTCAATATTGTGGCGTTGGAGTCTACCAGTTGCTAAGACTTTACTCAGAGAAAGTTGGCCTTTGATGTTGTCTGGTTTAACTATCATGATTTATATGAAAATAGATCAGATTATGTTGGGGGAAATGGTTGATGCTAGTGCTGTAGGTCTTTATTCAGCAGCAACCCGGATTTCTGAAGTTTGGTATTTCATCCCAATGGCGATCACTTCTTCAGTAGCTCCAGCAATTTATGCGGCGAAGGAAGTCAGTGAAGAACTCTACTATCAAAAAATTAAAAAATTAATTCGGGTGTTGGTGTTAATTTCTATTGTGGTTGCTGTGCCAATGTCATTTCTATCTGAAAGAATAATTACAATGCTTTTTGGTAATAGCTATGCAGCAGCAGGGTCAATTCTAGCAATTCATATCTGGGCTTCTTTGTTCGTATCTATGGGAGTTGCTACAGGAGTTTGGTTTATCTCTGAGGGTTTAACTCATGAGGCTTTCCAAAGAAACTTGATTGGTGCAGCTACTAATATCTTGTTAAATTTATTTTTAATTCCAGCTTATGCTGGAGTGGGTGCGGCGATCGCTACTGTTATTTCTTATGGGATTGCTAGCTTCTTTTCTCATAGTATTAATTTAAAAACTAGAAAAATATTTAAATTACAAGTTCAATCATTTTTGTTTTTCTCTAAGTAA
- a CDS encoding polysaccharide pyruvyl transferase family protein, translating into MSIKIGIITYHNTVNYGAMLQTYALFHFLEMKGYEVEVIDYRPELVSWEARRYLYISKHFILNPLGRIKRQWNMNKFIEKYVKLSPKTFYKIEDLRQYNHSYDFILCGSDEIWNIGLRGLDNAYFIDFINDQEIFKVSYAASFGSTNFLGNYEQELSGLLKQFHAISVRDNNSLALVEQCGFRAEKVVDPTFLVNYEDVIIYPKFRNKYLLVYGSLNQMEAQYVKLLANQEGLDIISIGSNNLTKFLKLDLFGISPEEWLGFFSQASFVITKFYHGVIFSLIFNKPFLVFEEQSKSVKINDLLNILNLKNKIVNLGETNNTKIKISEDRILTSSIMTDLEKNELNKQIQHSQNYLHTALH; encoded by the coding sequence ATGTCAATTAAAATTGGAATTATCACCTATCATAATACAGTTAATTATGGAGCTATGCTACAAACATACGCCCTGTTTCATTTTCTAGAAATGAAGGGATATGAAGTAGAAGTGATTGACTATAGACCAGAATTAGTTAGCTGGGAAGCAAGAAGATACCTATACATATCTAAGCACTTTATTTTAAATCCTCTAGGACGAATAAAAAGACAATGGAATATGAACAAATTTATAGAAAAATATGTCAAACTAAGTCCAAAAACATTTTATAAAATTGAAGATTTGAGACAATATAACCATTCATATGATTTTATACTTTGTGGTAGTGATGAAATATGGAATATAGGTTTAAGAGGTTTAGACAATGCTTATTTTATAGATTTTATAAATGATCAAGAGATTTTTAAAGTCAGTTATGCTGCAAGCTTTGGATCTACAAATTTTCTAGGAAATTACGAACAAGAATTATCTGGGCTTTTAAAACAGTTTCATGCAATTTCAGTTAGGGATAATAATAGCTTGGCATTAGTTGAACAATGTGGGTTCAGGGCTGAAAAAGTTGTTGACCCAACATTCTTAGTCAATTATGAAGATGTTATAATTTATCCTAAATTCAGAAATAAATATTTACTTGTGTATGGTTCTTTAAACCAAATGGAAGCCCAATATGTAAAACTTTTAGCAAATCAAGAAGGGTTGGATATAATTTCAATAGGTTCAAATAATTTGACTAAATTTTTAAAATTAGATTTATTTGGTATTTCACCAGAAGAATGGTTAGGTTTTTTCAGTCAAGCTTCTTTTGTGATTACCAAGTTTTATCATGGTGTGATATTTTCTTTAATTTTCAACAAGCCGTTCCTTGTTTTTGAAGAACAAAGCAAATCAGTCAAAATCAATGATTTGTTAAATATATTGAATTTGAAAAATAAAATTGTGAATTTAGGAGAAACAAACAATACAAAAATCAAAATCAGTGAAGACCGTATATTGACATCATCCATTATGACTGATTTGGAGAAAAATGAATTAAATAAGCAAATTCAACATTCTCAAAATTATCTTCATACAGCCTTACACTAG